A genomic region of Serratia fonticola contains the following coding sequences:
- a CDS encoding glutathione peroxidase, which produces MSNPIYHIALQTIENQSTTLNAYAGNVLLVVNVASECGLTKQYEGLEKLYETWHEQGFDVLGFPSNEFLGQEPGSNEEILAFCRGTFGVKFPMFAKIEVNGANRHPLYQALIAAQPQAVAPEDSGFLARMISKGRAPKHTGDILWNFEKFLIGRDGGVIQRFSPDMTPEDPVLVEAVKQALAK; this is translated from the coding sequence ATGAGCAATCCCATTTATCACATTGCCTTGCAAACCATTGAAAACCAATCCACTACGTTGAACGCCTATGCGGGCAACGTGTTGCTGGTGGTGAATGTCGCGTCAGAATGTGGTTTGACCAAGCAATATGAAGGTTTGGAGAAACTCTATGAAACCTGGCATGAGCAAGGTTTTGACGTGCTGGGTTTTCCATCTAATGAGTTTCTTGGCCAAGAACCGGGAAGCAACGAAGAGATTCTGGCTTTCTGCCGTGGAACCTTTGGCGTCAAATTCCCGATGTTTGCCAAAATCGAAGTGAATGGGGCCAATCGTCATCCGCTTTATCAGGCGCTTATCGCAGCACAACCCCAGGCTGTCGCTCCTGAAGACAGCGGGTTTTTGGCGCGCATGATTAGCAAGGGGCGTGCGCCAAAACACACTGGCGATATTTTGTGGAATTTTGAGAAGTTTTTGATTGGCCGTGATGGGGGGGTGATCCAGCGTTTCTCGCCAGATATGACGCCCGAAGATCCGGTGTTGGTAGAAGCCGTCAAGCAGGCATTGGCCAAGTAA
- the btuD gene encoding vitamin B12 ABC transporter ATP-binding protein BtuD yields MLQLSQVGVEGRLAPFSEQIAAGLQVHLIGPNGAGKSTLLARLAGILPGPGEVRLADRLLDTYSGTELARIRAYLCQQQPPVVLMPVFQYLALHQPAGADESELERAIIYLAQNLKLGDKLSRMLTQLSGGEWQRVRLAAVLLQVWPTVNPQSQLLLLDEPTNSLDVAQKVALDRLLREFCQSGRSALVCAHDLNHTLQQADRVWLLHAGRLVATGSTLEVMEPRLLSAVYDVDFHLQALGEQRWLMTKTA; encoded by the coding sequence ATGCTGCAACTCAGTCAAGTGGGTGTCGAGGGTCGTTTAGCCCCGTTTTCGGAGCAGATTGCGGCTGGGTTGCAGGTGCACCTGATTGGCCCCAATGGAGCTGGTAAAAGTACCTTGTTGGCCAGATTGGCGGGAATATTGCCTGGGCCAGGAGAGGTTCGTCTGGCCGACCGTTTGCTTGATACCTACTCAGGGACGGAACTGGCGCGAATAAGAGCTTACCTTTGTCAGCAGCAGCCCCCGGTTGTGCTCATGCCAGTGTTCCAATACCTGGCGTTGCATCAGCCAGCGGGCGCAGATGAAAGCGAGCTTGAGCGCGCAATTATCTATCTGGCACAGAATTTAAAACTCGGTGACAAGCTATCACGCATGTTGACACAGCTATCCGGTGGTGAATGGCAGCGGGTACGCTTGGCCGCGGTGTTGTTGCAGGTCTGGCCGACGGTGAATCCGCAAAGTCAGTTACTGCTGCTCGATGAGCCGACAAACAGCCTGGATGTTGCCCAAAAGGTGGCGCTCGATCGCTTGCTGAGAGAGTTTTGCCAAAGTGGACGTAGTGCTTTGGTGTGTGCTCATGATCTCAATCACACGTTACAGCAGGCCGATCGGGTCTGGTTACTGCATGCAGGACGCTTGGTTGCCACAGGTAGCACGCTTGAGGTGATGGAGCCACGTTTATTATCCGCGGTTTACGACGTTGATTTCCATCTGCAGGCACTAGGAGAACAGCGTTGGTTGATGACGAAAACGGCATGA
- the arnB gene encoding UDP-4-amino-4-deoxy-L-arabinose aminotransferase, translating into MDQFMPFSRPAIGDEEIAAVEKVLRSGWITTGPQNQQLESEFCKTFGCKHAVAVCSATAGMHITLMALGIGPGDEVITPSQTWVSTLNMIELLGATPVMIDVDRDTLMVSAADVEAAITSRTKAIIPVHYAGAPLPMDALRAVAQRHNIPLIEDAAHAVGSRFNGEWVGARGTAIFSFHAIKNLTCAEGGLIATDDDVLADRVRCLKFHGLGVDAFDRQLQGRKPQAEVVEPGYKYNLSDIHAAIAVVQLARLPELNARRKMLAERYLKALKDSPFQPLGLPDYPHDHAWHLFMVRVDAERCGIERDQLMERLKEVGVGTGLHFRAAHTQKFYRERYPELSLPNTEWNSARLCTLPLFPDMTEADVDRVVNALSSILESSRVSR; encoded by the coding sequence ATGGATCAATTCATGCCTTTTTCACGCCCAGCAATTGGTGATGAAGAGATTGCGGCGGTAGAAAAGGTATTGCGTTCCGGCTGGATCACTACCGGACCGCAGAATCAGCAGTTGGAAAGCGAGTTTTGCAAAACCTTCGGATGTAAGCATGCCGTTGCTGTCTGTTCGGCGACAGCGGGTATGCATATCACCTTGATGGCACTGGGGATTGGGCCCGGTGACGAAGTCATAACCCCCTCCCAGACCTGGGTATCCACCCTTAACATGATCGAACTGCTCGGCGCGACGCCGGTGATGATTGATGTTGATCGCGATACCCTGATGGTCAGCGCAGCGGATGTCGAAGCCGCGATCACCTCGCGCACCAAAGCGATTATTCCTGTTCACTATGCCGGGGCTCCATTGCCAATGGATGCCTTGCGCGCAGTCGCTCAACGCCACAATATTCCCCTGATAGAAGATGCCGCTCACGCGGTGGGTTCTCGTTTCAATGGCGAATGGGTTGGGGCACGCGGAACCGCAATTTTCTCTTTCCACGCCATCAAGAACCTGACCTGCGCGGAAGGGGGGCTGATTGCCACCGATGACGATGTACTGGCCGATCGTGTTCGCTGCCTGAAGTTCCACGGTCTGGGCGTTGACGCCTTTGACCGCCAATTGCAAGGGCGCAAGCCGCAGGCCGAAGTGGTGGAACCTGGCTATAAGTACAATCTTTCTGATATTCATGCGGCGATCGCGGTGGTACAACTGGCGCGACTGCCTGAGCTGAATGCTCGTCGTAAAATGTTGGCAGAGCGTTACCTGAAAGCGTTGAAGGATTCTCCTTTCCAGCCATTAGGGTTGCCGGACTATCCGCACGATCATGCCTGGCATCTGTTTATGGTGCGTGTTGATGCAGAGCGTTGCGGCATTGAACGTGACCAACTGATGGAACGTCTTAAAGAAGTGGGGGTGGGCACCGGGTTGCATTTCCGTGCTGCGCATACGCAAAAGTTCTACCGTGAACGTTATCCAGAGCTGTCTCTACCTAATACCGAATGGAATTCGGCACGCCTGTGTACGTTACCGCTATTCCCTGATATGACCGAAGCGGATGTCGATCGCGTGGTCAATGCTTTATCTTCTATCCTGGAGTCCTCACGTGTCTCGCGTTGA